In the genome of Terriglobia bacterium, the window GGAGAAAACGCTGATGTCACCCCGATTGATCCCTCTCACGGATGATGCCCGTTGCGCGATTAACAGCGACCAATGCACGGTTGAACGATTCCCCTTTCGGGTGGGCCGGGAACGCCGCACGTTCCACCTTAAAGTTCCCGACCCGGCTGAACGTCGTGCCCACAGACGGGAACCCACCAACGACCTTTACATTGTCGATATTTGCGGGCTCTTCAAGTATCCCGCCAATCATTTTCAAATCGAAGCCCAGTCGGGCGACTATTTCCTGACCGATCTGGGAACCCCCTGCGGAACCATTGTTGAGGGAAAAACTCTGGGGGGAAATGACGTCGGCGGCCGCACGCAACTCCATGATCACGATGTCATTATTCTCGGAAGCGCCTTGTCGCCAATGATCTTCAAATTCCGCACGAACTGAGT includes:
- a CDS encoding FHA domain-containing protein translates to MSPRLIPLTDDARCAINSDQCTVERFPFRVGRERRTFHLKVPDPAERRAHRREPTNDLYIVDICGLFKYPANHFQIEAQSGDYFLTDLGTPCGTIVEGKTLGGNDVGGRTQLHDHDVIILGSALSPMIFKFRTN